A single Pirellulales bacterium DNA region contains:
- a CDS encoding DUF3592 domain-containing protein, which translates to MANRWFVLESPLLEASFVAGRSFRMYGKKRGNRRTGSKALASVGEAVVFAFFFVLGTGFMVLLVRMPVLPEWRVNHDFVETTGVVERVQVSQPTDGSQGYRAAVLIQYNAGGKTRRHWTYDISFDTAWASSSDRQSQQALIDRFVPGKAYPVWYDPRDPDTVVVARGYSGWLWSLLLLPASFIVIGGGGLIYAGLQWGKSAERLAAQAQLAPRFEQFDDSAAAKDFPNVPRDANLTNSPGTRLKYRLPIITTNGWRLAALTLLALVWNGIVVALLVMAVRRAISGRPDVWLFVFVVPFLAGGLGLIYFLVRQAVIASGVGPTQLEVSDHPLFPGRHYDLLLSQIGRLTMKSLAVDLVCEEQATFRQGTDTRTHTCRVYQKRIFDRQAFDIPQGLAFQQQCRVEIPPEAMHSLQADHNLVQWKFVVRGEAGGWPPFERSFPIVVYPNPAGGRRPEAISKPWRQEESPHFSHKAPLNGDSLRL; encoded by the coding sequence ATGGCGAATCGTTGGTTTGTTCTCGAATCGCCGTTGTTGGAGGCATCGTTCGTGGCTGGTCGGTCGTTTCGCATGTATGGCAAGAAGCGGGGGAACCGGCGCACCGGCTCGAAGGCGCTCGCCAGCGTCGGCGAGGCCGTGGTGTTCGCGTTCTTCTTCGTGCTCGGAACCGGATTCATGGTGCTGCTCGTGCGGATGCCCGTCTTGCCCGAGTGGCGGGTGAACCACGATTTCGTCGAAACGACCGGCGTCGTCGAGCGCGTGCAAGTCAGCCAGCCGACCGATGGCTCGCAGGGATACCGGGCGGCAGTGCTGATTCAATACAACGCCGGCGGCAAAACCCGTCGGCATTGGACGTACGACATCAGTTTCGACACGGCCTGGGCATCGTCGAGCGATCGGCAAAGCCAACAGGCATTGATCGATCGGTTCGTGCCCGGCAAAGCATATCCGGTTTGGTACGATCCGCGCGATCCGGATACGGTCGTGGTGGCGCGGGGCTATAGCGGATGGCTCTGGTCGCTCTTGCTGTTGCCGGCTTCGTTTATCGTGATCGGCGGCGGGGGGTTGATCTACGCGGGCTTGCAGTGGGGCAAGTCGGCGGAGCGGTTGGCCGCCCAAGCGCAGCTCGCTCCGCGATTCGAGCAGTTCGACGATTCCGCCGCGGCAAAGGACTTTCCGAACGTTCCCCGCGACGCCAATCTCACCAACAGCCCCGGCACGCGACTAAAATATCGCCTGCCGATCATCACCACGAACGGCTGGCGGCTGGCGGCGCTGACGCTCTTGGCGCTGGTCTGGAACGGCATCGTCGTGGCTCTATTGGTGATGGCCGTGCGGCGCGCGATCTCGGGGCGGCCGGATGTGTGGCTGTTCGTATTCGTCGTGCCGTTTCTTGCGGGCGGTTTGGGGTTGATCTATTTCCTTGTACGGCAGGCGGTGATCGCTTCGGGTGTGGGGCCGACGCAATTGGAGGTATCCGATCATCCGCTCTTTCCCGGGCGGCATTATGATTTGCTCCTTTCGCAAATCGGACGGTTGACGATGAAATCTTTGGCGGTCGATTTGGTTTGCGAAGAGCAAGCCACGTTTCGCCAGGGCACCGACACACGCACGCACACCTGCCGCGTTTACCAGAAGCGAATTTTCGATCGGCAAGCGTTCGACATTCCCCAGGGCTTGGCATTTCAACAGCAATGCCGCGTCGAGATCCCGCCGGAAGCGATGCATTCGTTGCAGGCGGATCATAATCTGGTGCAATGGAAATTCGTCGTCCGCGGCGAAGCGGGAGGCTGGCCGCCGTTCGAACGAAGCTTTCCGATCGTCGTGTATCCGAATCCGGCCGGTGGACGCCGGCCGGAAGCGATTTCAAAACCGTGGCGACAGGAGGAGAGTCCCCATTTTTCCCACAAGGCGCCGCTCAATGGGGACAGTCTGCGGCTTTGA
- a CDS encoding PAS domain S-box protein — protein MESILADLAREDSPSGTRSPVDTFQPLADAMPDALVIVDAEGCIDLMNSQTEQMFDYRPEELLGQPIELLIPERYRAKHFAHRNGYIASPMVRPMGAKMDLLGRRRRGNEFPVEVSLSPFPTTEGTFVICTIRDTSERKAAETKLRKTEARYRTLLETIPAVTFMASLDGGANEMYVSPQIETMLGFSQSEWLGDPVLWYRQLHPDDRERWHREFARTCAVGERFCSEYRFISRSGSVVWVHGEATLVRNDDGTPSFLQGIAFDITERKAAEEMMLRSQSDLERRVEDRTVDLARLNQELQTEIVERRKAEEQRTRYVAQLEDASTRIEEQSRAVHAARERAEVANQTKSAFLANMSHEIRTPMTAILGYTDLLRESVTDDASRMAIETISRNGNHLLSIINDILDLSKIEAGKMTIESLRFSPRQLLADVQSLMQVRTQGKGIKLEVVQEGVLPETILTDPTRLRQILVNLVGNAVKFTESGGVKLAVRLVQQRAPVLQWDVVDTGIGLTPEQQQSLFQPFTQADNSTVRKFGGTGLGLTISKRLAELLGGDVTVVESQMGVGTTFRLTIGTGPLDGIHLLQPTDSLAALPEPPRDRATAIQFPEGCRVLLAEDGPDNQRLISFVLKKAGAEVIVAENGQQAVELVAAAEQPFDVILMDMQMPIMDGYTATASLRRKGYTRPIIALTAHAMSGDREKCIAAGCNDYATKPINRLHLIQQVARQLPAAMAR, from the coding sequence ATGGAATCAATTCTTGCTGATTTGGCGCGCGAGGATTCGCCGAGCGGCACGCGATCCCCTGTCGACACGTTTCAGCCGCTGGCAGACGCCATGCCGGACGCGCTGGTGATCGTCGATGCGGAGGGGTGCATCGATTTGATGAATTCGCAGACCGAGCAGATGTTTGATTATCGGCCCGAAGAATTGCTCGGCCAGCCGATCGAACTGTTGATTCCGGAGCGTTATCGGGCAAAACATTTCGCCCACCGCAACGGCTACATCGCGTCGCCCATGGTGCGGCCGATGGGAGCGAAGATGGATCTGTTGGGGCGCCGGCGGCGCGGGAACGAGTTCCCGGTCGAGGTGAGCCTGTCGCCATTTCCGACGACCGAGGGCACGTTCGTCATTTGCACGATTCGCGACACGAGCGAACGCAAGGCTGCCGAAACCAAGCTGCGCAAAACGGAAGCCCGCTACCGCACGCTGCTGGAAACGATTCCGGCCGTCACGTTCATGGCTTCGCTCGACGGCGGGGCCAACGAGATGTATGTCAGCCCGCAGATCGAGACGATGCTCGGCTTCAGCCAGTCGGAATGGCTCGGCGACCCGGTGTTGTGGTATCGGCAATTGCATCCCGACGACCGCGAGCGATGGCACAGGGAATTCGCTCGCACGTGCGCCGTCGGCGAGCGGTTCTGCTCCGAATATCGTTTCATTTCGCGCAGCGGAAGCGTGGTTTGGGTGCATGGCGAAGCCACCTTGGTGCGCAACGACGACGGCACGCCATCGTTTCTGCAGGGCATCGCGTTCGATATCACCGAGCGCAAAGCTGCCGAAGAAATGATGCTCCGCTCGCAATCGGATTTGGAGCGCCGCGTCGAAGACCGCACCGTCGATCTGGCGCGGTTGAATCAGGAGTTGCAGACTGAAATCGTCGAGCGGCGAAAAGCGGAAGAGCAGCGCACGCGCTACGTCGCCCAGCTAGAAGACGCGTCGACCCGCATCGAAGAGCAATCTCGGGCCGTCCATGCGGCTCGCGAACGGGCCGAAGTGGCCAATCAAACCAAGAGCGCATTCCTGGCCAACATGAGCCACGAAATCCGCACCCCCATGACCGCCATCCTGGGCTATACCGATCTGCTGCGCGAATCGGTCACCGACGATGCAAGCCGCATGGCCATCGAAACCATCAGCCGCAACGGCAACCACCTGCTGAGCATCATCAACGACATCCTCGACCTGTCGAAAATCGAAGCCGGCAAGATGACGATCGAATCGCTCCGCTTCAGCCCGCGGCAATTGCTCGCCGATGTTCAGTCGTTGATGCAAGTGCGAACGCAAGGAAAAGGGATCAAGCTCGAAGTGGTCCAAGAAGGCGTGCTGCCCGAAACCATCCTCACCGATCCGACGCGGCTGCGGCAAATCCTGGTCAATCTCGTGGGCAATGCCGTCAAGTTCACCGAATCGGGCGGCGTGAAATTGGCCGTTCGGCTCGTCCAGCAACGGGCGCCGGTGCTGCAATGGGATGTCGTCGACACCGGCATCGGCCTGACGCCGGAGCAGCAGCAATCTCTGTTTCAACCGTTCACCCAAGCCGACAATAGCACGGTCCGGAAATTCGGCGGCACCGGCCTTGGCCTCACGATCAGCAAGCGCCTCGCCGAATTGCTCGGTGGCGACGTGACAGTCGTCGAGTCGCAAATGGGCGTCGGCACGACATTCCGCTTGACGATTGGCACCGGTCCGCTCGATGGCATTCACCTGTTGCAACCGACCGATTCGCTCGCCGCGCTGCCCGAGCCGCCCCGCGATCGCGCCACCGCCATTCAATTCCCCGAGGGTTGCCGAGTTTTGTTGGCCGAGGATGGTCCCGACAATCAGCGGCTGATCAGCTTCGTGCTGAAGAAAGCGGGCGCCGAGGTGATCGTCGCCGAAAACGGTCAACAAGCGGTCGAATTGGTGGCCGCGGCCGAACAGCCGTTCGACGTGATCCTGATGGACATGCAAATGCCGATCATGGACGGCTACACCGCCACGGCAAGCCTGCGCCGCAAGGGCTATACAAGGCCGATCATTGCCCTGACGGCACACGCGATGTCGGGCGATCGCGAAAAATGCATTGCCGCCGGCTGCAACGACTACGCCACGAAGCCGATCAACCGCTTGCACCTCATCCAACAAGTCGCCCGCCAATTGCCGGCCGCAATGGCACGCTGA